A region from the Benincasa hispida cultivar B227 chromosome 12, ASM972705v1, whole genome shotgun sequence genome encodes:
- the LOC120067234 gene encoding acetyl-CoA carboxylase 1-like isoform X2, with protein MASISLNREFGRQHHLPHTQYATSSDRDTTCSMSEALRKSNVINFGRGNGYLNGAIPIRNATAVPEVDEFCQSLGGKKPIHSILIANNGMAAVKFIRSIRTWAYETFGTEKAILLVAMATPEDMRINAEHIRIADQFVEVPGGTNNNNYANVQLIVEMAEITHVDAVWPGWGHASENPELPDALSAKGIIFLGPPSISMAALGDKIGSSLIAQAAEVPTLPWSGSHVKIPPDSCLVTIPDDVYREACVYTTEEAIASCQVVGYPAMIKASWGGGGKGIRKVHNDDEVRALFKQVQGEVPGSPIFIMKVAAQSRHLEVQLLCDQYGNVAALHSRDCSVQRRHQKIIEEGPITVAPLETVKKLEQAARRLAKCVNYVGAATVEYLYSMETGEYYFLELNPRLQVEHPVTEWIAEINLPAAQVSVGMGIPLWQIPEIRRFYGVEHGGGYDAWRKTSVAATPFDFDQAESTRPKGHCVAVRVTSEDPDDGFKPTSGKVQELNFKSKPNVWAYFSVKSGGGIHEFSDSQFGHVFAFGESRALAIANMVLGLKEIQIRGEIRTNVDYTVDLLNALDYRENKIHTGWLDSRIAMRVRAERPPWYISVVGGALFKASASSAAMVSDYIGYLEKGQIPPKHISLVHSQVSLNIEGSKYTIDMVRGGPGSYRLRMNGSEIEAEIHTLRDGGLLMQLDGNSHVIYAEEEAAGTRLLIDGRTCLLQNDHDPSKLVAETPCKLLRYLVSDDSHIDADAPYAEVEVMKMCMPLLSPASGVIHFEMSEGQAMQAGELIAKLDLDDPSAVRKAEPFHGSFPILGPPTAVSGKVHQRCAANLNAARMILAGYEHNIEEVVQNLLNCLDSPELPFLQWQECMSVLATRLPKELKFELELKYREFEGISSSQNIDFPAKLLRSILEAHLSSCPEKEKGAQERLLEPLVSLVKSYDGGRESHARVIVQSLFEEYLSVEELFSDNIQADVIERLRLQYKKDLLKVVDIVLSHQGIRSKNKLILQLMEQLVYPNPAAYRDKLIRFSALNHTNYSELALKASQLLEQTKLSELRSNIARSLSELEMFTEDGENMDTPKRKSAIDERMEALVSVPLAVEDALVGLFDHSDHTLQRRVVETYVRRLYQPYLVKGSVRMQWHRSGLIGSWEFLEEHIERKNGIEDKEYSQSVEKHSERKWGAMIILKSLQLLPTTLSAALKETTHNVNEATRDKFLEPTNFGNMIHIALVGINNQMSLLQDSGDEDQAQERINKLAKILKEQEIGSSLHSAGVAVISCIIQRDEGRAPMRHSFHWSAEKQHYEEEPLLRHLEPPLSIYLELDKLKGYGNIRYTPSRDRQWHLYTVQDKPGVIQRMFLRTLVRQPVSNEGLVAYPALDVETRKPLSFTSRSILRSLMTAMEELELNSHNSAIKPDHAHMYLYILREQQIGDLVPYHKRAIFDTEEKEAAVETILAELAREIQSFVGVRMHKLGVCEWEVKLWLDSSGQANGAWRVVVTNVTGHTCTVHIYREIEDTNQHRVLYHSVTKQAPLHGVPVSAQHQPLGVLDLKRLSARRSNTTYCYDFPLAFETALEKSWESQCPNIGKPKEKVLLKVTELGFSDQKGSWGTPLVPVQRQPGKNDIGMIAWLMEMSTPEFPSGRKILVVANDVTFRAGSFGPREDAFFLAVTDLACARKLPLIYLAANSGARIGVADEVKSCFRVGWSEESSPERGFQYVYLTPEDYARIKSSVIAHEVHMPNGEARWVIDTIVGKEDGLGVENLTGSGAIAGAYSRAYNETFTLTYVTGRTVGIGAYLARLGMRCIQRLDQPIILTGFSTLNKLLGREVYSSHMQLGGPKIMATNGVVHLTVSDDLEGISSILKWLGYVPSHMGGELPISRPLDPPDREVEYSPENSCDPRAAICGALDNSGKWMGGIFDKDSFIETLEGWARTVVTGRAKLGGIPVGIIAVETQTVMQVIPADPGQLDSHERVVPQAGQVWFPDSASKTAQALLDFNREELPLFILANWRGFSGGQRDLFEGILQAGSTIVENLRTYKQPVFVYIPMMGELRGGAWVVVDSRINSQHIEMYAETTARGNVLEPEGMIEIKFRTKELLECMGRLDQQLISLKAKLQEAKGNGIHNLTESLQQQIKAREKELLPVYVQIATRFAELHDTSLRMAAKGVIKKVINWSDSRSFFYKRLRRRISEESLIKTVREAAGEQLSHGAALDLIKDWFSNFAIGIDGEDAWMDDATFFSWKEDPMNYEDKLKELRVQKVLLQLTNLGSSHSDLQALPQGLAALLSKVDQSSRVQLIDKLRNVLE; from the exons ATGGCTTCAATTTCGCTGAACCGCGAGTTTGGTCGCCAACACCACCTTCCCCACACTCAATACGCCACCTCCTCTGACA GGGATACCACGTGCAG CATGTCAGAAGCCCTGAGGAAATCAAATGTGATCAATTTTGGGCGTGGGAATGGATACTTGAATGGGGCAATACCCATCAGAAATGCAACTGCAGTACCTGAAGTTGATGAGTTCTGTCAATCTCTTGGTGGGAAGAAGCCAATCCATAGTATTTTAATTGCGAACAATGGAATGGCTGCTGTTAAATTCATACGTAGTATTAGAACATGGGCTTATGAAACATTTGGCACTGAAAAGGCAATCTTGCTGGTGGCCATGGCTACACCAGAGGATATGCGAATCAATGCAGAGCATATCAGAATTGCAGATCAGTTTGTGGAGGTTCCTGGTGGAACCAACAACAATAACTATGCTAACGTGCAGCTTATTGTTGAG ATGGCAGAGATAACTCATGTTGATGCAGTTTGGCCTGGATGGGGCCATGCATCTGAGAATCCAGAGCTACCAGATGCACTGAGTGCAAAAGGAATCATATTTCTTGGGCCTCCATCAATATCTATGGCGGCATTGGGTGATAAAATTGGTTCATCATTAATTGCACAGGCAGCAGAAGTACCCACCCTTCCATGGAGTGGTTCTCAC GTGAAAATTCCACCTGATAGCTGCTTAGTTACCATCCCAGATGATGTGTACAGGGAAGCTTGTGTTTACACAACAGAAGAGGCTATTGCCAGTTGTCAAGTTGTAGGTTACCCTGCCATGATTAAGGCATCATGGGGTGGAGGCGGTAAAGGCATAAGAAAG GTTCATAATGATGATGAAGTGAGAGCATTGTTCAAACAAGTGCAAGGTGAGGTTCCAGGATCACCCATATTTATAATGAAGGTTGCAGCACAG AGCCGGCACCTTGAAGTACAGTTGTTATGTGATCAATATGGAAATGTTGCTGCGTTGCACAGTCGTGATTGCAGTGTTCAGAGACGCCACCAAAAG ATTATTGAGGAGGGTCCAATTACGGTTGCACCATTGGAGACAGTTAAAAAGCTAGAACAGGCAGCTAGAAGACTGGCTAAATGTGTAAACTACGTTGGAGCAGCAACTGTTGAGTATCTATACAGTATGGAAACTGGAGAGTACTATTTCTTAGAGCTCAATCCTCGGTTACAG GTCGAGCACCCAGTGACTGAGTGGATAGCTGAAATAAACCTTCCAGCTGCCCAAGTTTCTGTGGGGATGGGAATTCCTCTGTGGCAAATTCCTG AAATCAGACGCTTTTATGGAGTAGAGCATGGTGGCGGATATGATGCTTGGCGGAAAACTTCTGTTGCTGCAACTCCATTTGATTTTGATCAGGCCGAATCCACTAGACCAAAAGGACATTGTGTAGCTGTCCGAGTTACAAGTGAGGACCCTGATGATGGGTTTAAACCTACAAGTGGAAAAGTACAG GagttaaatttcaaaagcaaGCCAAATGTGTGGGCATACTTCTCCGTCAAG TCTGGAGGAGGGATTCATGAATTTTCAGATTCTCAGTTTG GTCATGTTTTTGCATTTGGAGAATCCCGAGCTTTAGCAATTGCGAATATGGTTCTTGGGCTGAAGGAAATACAAATTCGTGGAGAAATTCGAACGAATGTTGATTACACAGTAGATCTTTTAAAT GCTCTCGATTACAGAGAAAACAAAATTCATACAGGCTGGTTGGACAGTAGAATTGCTATGCGAGTTAGAGCAGAGAGGCCACCTTGGTACATTTCTGTTGTCGGAGGGGCTCTATTT AAAGCATCTGCCAGCAGTGCAGCCATGGTTTCTGACTATATTGGCTATCTTGAGAAAGGGCAAATCCCTCCCAAG CACATATCTCTTGTCCACTCTCAAGTATCACTAAATATTGAAGGAAGCAAATACACG ATTGACATGGTAAGGGGAGGACCTGGAAGTTATCGGCTGAGAATGAATGGGTCGGAGATTGAAGCAGAAATTCATACCTTACGTGATGGAGGCTTATTGATGCAG tTAGACGGAAATAGTCATGTTATATATGCTGAAGAAGAAGCGGCTGGGACTCGTCTTCTTATTGATGGGAGAACATGCTTGCTTCAG AATGACCATGATCCATCTAAATTAGTTGCAGAGACACCATGCAAACTGCTGAGGTATCTGGTTTCAGATGACAGTCATATTGATGCTGATGCACCATATGCTGAAGTTGAGGTCATGAAGATGTGCATGCCTCTTCTTTCACCTGCTTCTGGAGTTATCCATTTTGAGATGTCTGAAGGTCAAGCAATGCAG GCTGGTGAACTCATAGCAAAGCTAGATCTAGATGATCCATCAGCTGTAAGGAAAGCAGAGCCGTTCCATGGGAGTTTCCCCATCTTGGGTCCCCCAACTGCAGTTTCTGGTAAAGTTCATCAAAGGTGTGCTGCAAACTTAAATGCAGCTCGGATGATTTTGGCAGGATATGAGCATAACATTGAGGAG GTGGTGCAAAACTTGCTCAATTGTCTCGATAGTCCTGAATTACCATTCCTACAATGGCAAGAATGTATGTCAGTTCTTGCAACACGTCTTCCCAAAGAACTCAAATTTGAG CTGGAGTTGAAGTACAGGGAGTTTGAAGGGATTTCGAGTTCCCAGAATATCGATTTCCCTGCCAAATTATTACGTTCTATTCTTGAA GCTCATTTATCCTCCTGTCCAGAGAAAGAAAAGGGAGCTCAAGAAAGGCTTCTTGAACCGCTGGTGAGTCTTGTGAAGTCTTATGATGGAGGAAGAGAGAGTCATGCTCGTGTTATTGTTCAGTCCCTTTTTGAAGAGTATTTGTCAGTTGAAGAACTGTTCAGCGACAACATTCAG GCAGATGTGATCGAAAGACTTCGACTTCAATATAAGAAAGATTTGCTGAAGGTCGTTGACATTGTCCTTTCTCATCAG GGCATCAGGAGCAAAAATAAGCTTATATTGCAGCTCATGGAACAACTTGTCTATCCTAACCCTGCAGCTTACCGTGATAAATTAATACGATTCTCTGCACTTAACCATACCAATTATTCTGAG CTGGCGCTGAAGGCAAGTCAGCTATTGGAACAAACTAAGCTGAGTGAACTCCGTTCTAATATTGCTAGAAGCCTTTCTGAATTAGAGATGTTTACTGAGGATGGAGAAAATATGGACACCCCAAAGAGGAAAAGTGCCATTGATGAACGAATGGAGGCTCTTGTAAGTGTTCCTTTGGCCGTTGAGGATGCTCTTGTAGGTCTCTTTGATCACAGTGATCATACCCTTCAAAGGCGAGTGGTGGAGACTTATGTTCGCAGGCTATACCAG CCCTATCTTGTTAAGGGGAGTGTGCGGATGCAGTGGCATAGATCTGGTCTTATAGGGTCGTGGGAGTTTCTAGAAGAGCATATTGAGAGGAAAAATGGTATTGAAGATAAGGAGTACTCCCAGTCAGTTGAGAAACACAGTGAGAGGAAATGGGGAGCCATGATCATTCTAAAGTCTCTACAGTTATTACCCACGACTCTTAGTGCTGCACTGAAGGAAACGACTCACAACGTTAATGAGGCAACCAGAGACAAGTTTCTTGAGCCAACAAACTTTGGTAATATGATACACATTGCATTAGTGGGCATCAATAACCAGATGAGCTTACTTCAGGATAG TGGTGATGAAGATCAAGCTCAAGAAAGAATAAACAAACTGGCTAAAATACTTAAGGAGCAAGAAATTGGATCTAGTCTACACTCTGCAGGTGTAGCTGTAATTAGCTGCATCATTCAGAGAGATGAAGGACGAGCCCCTATGAGGCACTCATTCCACTGGTCAGCGGAAAAGCAGCATTACGAAGAAGAGCCTTTATTGCGTCATCTGGaacctcctttatccatttacctTGAATTG GATAAACTCAAAGGGTATGGAAATATCCGGTATACCCCTTCTCGGGATCGTCAATGGCACCTGTACACTGTTCAAGACAAGCCAGGAGTGATTCAGAGGATGTTTCTGAGAACACTTGTTAGGCAGCCAGTCTCTAATGAAGGCTTAGTAGCATATCCTGCCTTGGATGTAGAAACCCGCAAGCCTCTCTCTTTTACTTCAAGGAGCATCTTGAGGTCCTTGATGACTGCAATGGAAGAGCTGGAACTCAATTCACACAATAGTGCTATCAAACCGGATCATGCTCATATGTATCTCTACATCTTAAGAGAACAACAAATAGGTGATCTTGTTCCCTATCACAA AAGAGCTATCTTCGATACTGAAGAAAAAGAGGCTGCAGTGGAGACCATATTGGCAGAACTTGCTCGTGAAATCCAGTCATTTGTTGGTGTAAGAATGCATAAATTAGGCGTTTGTGAATGGGAAGTAAAACTTTGGCTAGATTCTTCTGGACAGGCAAATGGTGCTTGGAGGGTAGTGGTAACAAATGTGACGGGTCATACCTGCACTGTACAT ATATATCGTGAAATTGAGGATACAAATCAACACAGAGTACTCTATCATTCAGTCACAAAGCAGGCCCCTCTTCATGGCGTGCCTGTGAGTGCACAACACCAGCCACTGGGAGTTCTTGATTTGAAGCGTCTTTCTGCCAGAAGGAGTAACACCACTTACTGTTATGACTTTCCGTTG GCATTTGAGACGGCCTTGGAAAAGTCATGGGAATCTCAGTGCCCCAATATTGGTAAACCCAAGGAAAAAGTTCTTCTCAAAGTTACCGAACTCGGTTTTTCTGACCAGAAAGGTTCCTGGGGCACTCCCCTTGTCCCTGTGCAGCGACAACCTGGGAAGAATGATATTGGTATGATAGCCTGGTTAATGGAAATGTCAACGCCAGAGTTTCCCTCTGGAAGAAAAATATTGGTTGTAGCGAATGATGTAACCTTCAGGGCTGGGTCTTTTGGCCCTCGAGAGGATGCATTCTTTCTCGCTGTCACTGATTTGGCTTGTGCTAGGAAACTGCCTTTAATTTATTTGGCAGCAAACTCTGGTGCCCGAATTGGGGTCGCTGATGAAGTCAAATCCTGCTTTAGAGTAGGTTGGTCTGAGGAATCTAGTCCTGAGCGTGGTTTCCAGTATGTTTACTTGACCCCTGAAGATTATGCTCGTATTAAATCCTCTGTCATTGCACATGAAGTACATATGCCTAATGGAGAAGCCAGATGGGTTATTGATACCATTGTTGGAAAGGAGGATGGCTTGGGTGTAGAAAACCTAACTGGCAGTGGAGCTATTGCTGGTGCATATTCAAGGGCGTATAATGAAACTTTTACTTTAACATATGTGACTGGAAGGACCGTTGGAATTGGTGCTTATCTTGCTCGCCTTGGCATGCGGTGCATACAAAGGCTTGATCAGCCTATAATTCTCACTGGTTTCTCTACACTAAACAAACTTCTTGGTCGTGAAGTTTATAGTTCTCACATGCAACTCGGTGGACCCAAAATCATGGCAACCAATGGGGTTGTTCATCTAACAGTTTCAGATGACCTTGAAGGGATATCTTCTATTCTAAAGTGGCTTGGTTATGTACCATCTCACATGGGCGGTGAACTTCCAATTTCGAGACCTTTGGATCCTCCAGATAGGGAAGTCGAGTACTCCCCTGAAAACTCGTGTGATCCTCGTGCAGCAATTTGTGGTGCTTTGGATAATAGTGGAAAGTGGATGGGCGGAATTTTTGACAAGGATAGCTTCATTGAAACACTGGAGGGCTGGGCAAGGACGGTTGTAACTGGAAGGGCAAAACTTGGAGGAATCCCTGTTGGAATTATTGCGGTAGAAACACAAACGGTGATGCAAGTCATCCCTGCTGATCCTGGCCAGCTGGATTCCCATGAGAGGGTTGTTCCTCAGGCTGGTCAAGTATGGTTTCCTGATTCTGCATCAAAGACGGCCCAGGCATTGTTGGATTTCAATAGGGAAGAGCTGCCACTTTTCATTCTTGCCAACTGGAGAGGCTTTTCTGGAGGCCAAAGAGATCTTTTTGAGGGAATTCTGCAGGCAGGCTCAACTATTGTGGAGAATCTGAGAACATATAAGCAACCTGTTTTTGTATACATTCCAATGATGGGTGAATTACGAGGTGGGGCATGGGTTGTTGTGGATAGTCGGATCAATTCACAACATATTGAGATGTATGCTGAAACAACAGCTAGAGGTAATGTACTTGAGCCTGAAGGAATGATTGAGATTAAATTTAGGACGAAGGAATTGCTTGAATGCATGGGTAGACTTGATCAACAGCTGATCAGCCTGAAGGCAAAACTTCAAGAAGCAAAAGGAAACGGAATCCACAATCTCACCGAATCTCTACAGCAGCAGATTAAAGCTCGTGAAAAAGAGCTTTTGCCTGTTTATGTTCAGATAGCCACCCGATTTGCAGAACTACATGATACCTCCTTGCGAATGGCTGCAAAAGGGGTCATCAAAAAAGTTATCAACTGGAGTGATTCTAGATCTTTCTTCTATAAGAGACTGCGACGTCGGATTTCAGAAGAATCATTGATCAAGACAGTAAGAGAAGCTGCTGGGGAGCAGCTTTCACATGGAGCTGCACTGGACTTGATTAAGGACtggttttcaaattttgccATTGGGATAGATGGAGAAGACGCATGGATGGATGATGCCACTTTCTTTAGCTGGAAAGAAGATCCCATGAATTATGAGGACAAACTCAAGGAATTGCGAGTCCAGAAAGTATTGCTTCAGTTAACCAATTTGGGTAGTTCACATTCGGATTTGCAAGCTTTACCTCAAGGTCTTGCTGCTCTTCTAAGCAAG GTGGATCAATCCAGCCGAGTACAATTGATTGATAAGCTTCGTAATGTGCTTGAATAA